The Syngnathus acus chromosome 3, fSynAcu1.2, whole genome shotgun sequence genome includes a window with the following:
- the tex9 gene encoding testis-expressed protein 9 — MPANDLLAKEEKYKLLNAKLEAKAANLVMQADQLKKEREDFLSKSSSALTLKDLEDEKASSNTKDGGTSVPKPRKVEPKKSQKSEAQEHHSNSAVCGNALGAAGDSAESFVAMTIQNVEDRMNRLVPHDNVFADGDNEGTGVSCAQVHALMANIAMMQEEIDHLLSDRKKKDDENVKLNAKVKQLEEERIKLQRTVNIQQTKMDKLKASESEAAVKCDSLQLQVSALHKEMEKLNKSSKQGTAAQNTVEIRLTRALDEVERLKSELNKTKQMNKDKISEEQQTRENLLTENKLLKKQKGELIVGVKKQLKLIDVLKRQKMHLEAAKLLSFTEDEFMKALDWGKT, encoded by the exons ATGCCTGCGAATGACCTTTTAGCGAAGGAGGAGAAATACAA GCTGCTAAATGCAAAGCTGGAGGCCAAAGCGGCAAATCTGGTCATGCAAGCAGATCAACTAAAG aAAGAACGAGAAGATTTTCTGTCAAAGTCTTCAAGTGCGCTCACACTCAAGGATTTGGAGGATGAAAAAGCATCAAG TAACACCAAAGATGGAGGAACGTCTGTGCCGAAACCTCGTAAG GTGGAGCccaaaaagtcacaaaagtCAGAAGCACAAGAGCATCATTCGAACTCTGC AGTTTGCGGGAACGCTTTGGGAGCGGCGGGAGATTCGGCCGAGTCTTTTGTGGCAATGACGATACAAAATGTGGAGGACAGGATGAACCGCTTGGTTCCTCATGACAACGTCTTCGCTGACGGAGACAATGAAGGGACGG gcGTTTCATGTGCACAAGTCCACGCCCTGATGGCCAACATTGCGATGATGCAAGAAGAAATTGATCATCTTCTGagtgacagaaaaaagaaG GATGATGAAAACGTCAAGCTGAACGCCAAAGTTAAGCAGCTAGAGGAGGAACGGATCAAGCTCCAGAGGACCGTCAACATCCAACAGACAAAGATGGACAAGCTCAAAGCGTCGGAGAGCGAGGCCGCCGTCAAATGTGATAGCCTGCAGCTGCAAGTGTCCGCTTTGCACAAG GAAATGGAGAAGCTGAACAAATCCAGCAAGCAAGGAACGGCCGCCCAGAACACTGTTGAGATTCGTCTGACCAGAGCTCTAGATGAGGTGGAGCGCCTAAAGTCAGAACTCAACAAAACCAAACAGATGAACAAG GACAAGATCAGTGAGGAACAGCAGACTCGAGAAAATCTACTGACAGAAAACAAACTGCTAAAAAAGCAGAAAGGGGAGCTTATTGTCGGGGTAAAGAAGCAGCTCAAGCTAATCGACGTTCTTAAAAGACAAAAG ATGCATCTTGAAGCCGCCAAGTTGCTTTCTTTCACTGAGGACGAGTTCATGAAGGCCCTCGACTGGGGCAAAACATAA
- the LOC119120582 gene encoding DNA-binding protein RFX7-like, which translates to MAEEDPQQQHQQHQQHADRGAGSFQPGLLSGLQSAEAGALQLRIKNSICKTVQSKVDTILQDVEKFTDIEKLYLYLKLPSGPISSASVEKSDQSAVSSSRTQQMHAFNWIHNHLEEYPETSLPKQEVYDEYKSFCDNLNYHPLSAADFGKMMKNVFPNMKARRLGMRGKSKYCYSGLRKRPFVHFPCLPSLELQKTGEGCDGLDSAGGYLGSMKEEVRFAACDLVCEWAQKVLKRPFEAVEELARFLMDSHYISNKSLAALTIMTGAATEVKPLQAVSAFVPTADAHSFQPQTATLSSPTVDAKQQLQRKIQRKQQEQKLHSPIPGEGPIKTTDDGSGQCGSPVSPSAQPTIGIVVAAVPRPVTTQQSGQLMSASPVGTGESKLLPINFQVVTQPLKQSAKSSANLLPSPVGERSARPRYPQILPKPTTSNAIALCSPSTMLIGNNPIKTVMTTCHVTPVSLVKMTAISLAPHSGNATTSLTNSTLRPASAGISSCSLSEDILRSRQNTRSTSALPILAPQVDTHDIDVEMELEGIHMNREKQIESSVTMAQRAASVPIPQTKGFHTMESTSSSKYDANVPVSTNAAAVVNNTPTNTRSLNLAPSCPNMRVISTYNSNPASSFGEGICAAKSFRKRSGLSPAPSPVKRAFLSPHPVEGTADLGYDSRRPESAPVAREMEMKMMKMNSFLPGQVHPLGNASSRASGFVTVAKTQSSMQRKNTFNVMETCTGVGHPITQQPEEHLMSDAYTLANNSNSSAGLRHLQPQSYAQAVSGPLDFLDRASTSSQLPMQTEIEYFPFDDDVTQDSIVEELVQMEEQMKLNKQEFGNSVTLQAQQAVMTHNTMSANQTLNTFYRAANSSGLSNLVQTPTPTPTSEMTGLQGLTRESPRSRITPITPVDSALGSSRHTPVGTPLSSCSSTVPPSPVECRNPFAFTPINSSVTSFHDSGAVSSSPVKPMRRPTATHPDKTRLDWMNNSYSGNGSLNKSNDAVGILPSYQGLIDDHFQKPHAFAVPHARHHDSRFGRLTPISPVQQQVASMAGATKQEGFAVPAPLDNKGSNLPASGSFRCRSVSPAIHQRNLVASTAASGLHNIHQQCVSPFNSPVTPEMLNIFANNQGNLGVSSVAQRSRSVPLNIMMQTEVPPMTGQQCGGINITDVLLGKLDGDHDTARGMGMNNMPSSYTARMNLTQILESGNVSPIALDSSGTPRPNYLTSEQMFSPVTQSVPCEGQHQQHQQQATRQLMSSRQQQLGFSHTFKGVQPDSNLAAGNELVQQVPGLAAGGADFPCELRMTSDLSGSINDLNTLDANLLFDPGRQQGQFQSGAPEEMANQPLFQQITSDATHSGGLEWLESKDHTTVGLMG; encoded by the exons ATGGCCGAGGAGGACccccagcagcagcatcagcagcatcagcagcatGCAGACCGAGGGGCGGGCAGCTTCCAGCCTGGGCTCCTCTCCGGGCTGCAGAGCGCCGAGGCCGGCGCGCTACAGCTCCGGATCAAGAACTCCATCTG CAAAACGGTTCAATCAAAAGTGGACACCATTCTG CAAGATGTTGAGAAGTTCACAGACATTGAAAAACTCTACTTGTACCTTAAGTTGCCTTCAGGCCccatcagcagcgccagcgttGAGAAAAG TGATCAGAGCGCCGTGTCATCCAGCCGCACGCAGCAGATGCATGCCTTCAATTGGATCCACAATCATTTAGAGGAATACCCTGAGACCTCGCTCCCCAAACAGGAAGTTTATGACGAATACAA aagCTTCTGTGACAATCTCAACTACCATCCACTGAGTGCTGCAGACTTTggcaaaatgatgaaaaatgtcTTCCCCAACATGAAGGCGCGTCGACTTGGCATGAGAGGAAAATCAAA ATATTGCTATAGTGGACTGAGGAAAAGGCCTTTTGTCCACTTTCCGTGTTTACCAAGTCTGGAGCTACAGAAAACTGGAGAAGGA TGCGATGGACTGGACTCAGCAGGGGGCTACCTTGGCAGTATGAAGGAGGAGGTTCGCTTTGCGGCTTGTGATTTGGTGTGCGAGTGGGCTCAAAAGGTGCTGAAACGGCCTTTCGAGGCAGTGGAAGAGCTGGCTCGCTTCCTGATGGACAGCCACTACATCAGCAACAAGTCCCTGGCAGCTCTCACCATTATGACAGGCGCGGCAACAG aaGTTAAGCCTCTGCAGGCAGTCTCAGCTTTTGTGCCGACCGCCGACGCACACAGCTTCCAGCCTCAAACGGCAACTCTGTCATCGCCAACTGTCGACGCCAAGCAGCAGCTCCAGAGGAAGATCCAGAGGaaacaacaagaacaaaagCTGCACTCACCCATACCAGGAGAGGGTCCAATCAAGACGACGGATGACGGCAGCGGCCAATGTGGTAGCCCGGTCTCTCCTTCAGCTCAGCCGACCATTGGTATCGTGGTCGCTGCTGTCCCAAGACCCGTCACG ACACAGCAAAGCGGCCAGCTGATGTCTGCCAGTCCAGTGGGGACCGGGGAGAGCAAATTGCTGCCTATAAACTTCCAAGTGGTGACGCAGCCCCTGAAACAAAGCGCCAAGAGCTCCGCAAATCTTCTCCCAAGTCCAGTCGGGGAACGCTCAGCTCGTCCACGCTATCCTCAAATCCTTCCCAAGCCGACGACCAGCAATGCTATCGCTCTGTGCTCGCCCTCCACCATGCTCATTGGCAACAACCCCATCAAGACTGTGATGACCACTTGTCATGTTACTCCTGTCAGTCTGGTCAAGATGACAGCCATCTCACTCGCACCCCACAGCGGCAATGCCACCACTTCCCTTACGAACAGCACTTTGAGGCCGGCATCTGCAGGTATCAGTAGCTGCAGCCTGTCAGAGGACATCCTGAGATCCCGTCAAAATACGAGGAGTACCTCCGCCCTCCCCATTCTGGCCCCGCAGGTTGACACCCATGATATCGATGTCGAAATGGAGCTCGAAGGGATACACATGAatagagaaaaacaaattgagaGCAGTGTCACGATGGCGCAGAGGGCTGCTAGCGTTCCAATACCTCAAACTAAAGGCTTCCACACTATGGAAAGCACATCCAGCTCAAAATATGATGCAAATGTCCCCGTGAGCACCAACGCCGCAGCAGTCGTTAACAACACGCCAACTAATACGAGATCTCTGAATTTGGCTCCTTCCTGTCCGAACATGCGAGTTATCTCAACATACAACAGCAACCCAGCATCTTCATTTGGGGAAGGCATCTGTGCGGCTAAGAGCTTTCGGAAGCGCTCGGGCCTCAGCCCGGCCCCCTCTCCTGTCAAGAGGGCTTTTCTGTCCCCACACCCAGTAGAGGGCACCGCTGATCTTGGATACGACAGTCGGAGACCCGAGAGTGCGCCGGTCGCCCGGGAGATGGagatgaaaatgatgaaaatgaactcTTTTCTGCCCGGTCAAGTCCATCCACTTGGCAATGCCTCTTCCAGAGCCAGCGGCTTTGTCACTGTTGCCAAAACACAGAGCTCAATGCAGAGGAAAAACACTTTCAATGTTATGGAAACTTGTACCGGTGTCGGCCACCCTATAACGCAGCAACCGGAGGAGCACCTGATGTCCGACGCGTATACTTTAGCGAATAATTCAAATTCATCAGCAGGTCTACGACACCTTCAGCCGCAGAGTTACGCTCAAGCCGTTTCCGGACCACTGGATTTTTTGGACCGAGCCTCCACGTCAAGCCAGCTCCCTATGCAGACAGAAATCGAATACTTCCCCTTTGACGATGATGTCACTCAAGACAGCATCGTGGAAGAACTGGTCCAGATGGAAGAGCAGATGAAACTGAATAAACAAGAGTTTGGAAACAGCGTCACGCTGCAAGCGCAGCAGGCCGTGATGACACACAACACCATGTCCGCCAATCAGACATTGAATACTTTTTACCGTGCCGCTAACAGCAGCGGCCTCAGCAATCTAGTCCAAACACCGACACCCACGCCCACGTCGGAAATGACGGGCCTTCAAGGTTTGACCAGAGAGAGCCCCCGCTCGCGTATCACCCCCATAACGCCGGTCGACAGCGCCCTGGGAAGCAGTCGACACACTCCGGTCGGCACTCCGCTctccagctgcagcagcaccGTGCCTCCCAGCCCCGTGGAGTGCAGGAATCCCTTTGCGTTCACACCCATCAACTCCAGCGTTACGAGTTTCCACGACAGCGGCGCCGTCTCCAGCAGCCCCGTCAAGCCCATGCGGAGGCCAACAGCCACCCACCCGGACAAGACCAGGCTGGACTGGATGAATAATAGCTACAGCGGCAATGGGAGCCTAAATAAATCGAACGACGCCGTGGGAATTTTACCCAGCTATCAGGGCCTCATTGATGACCACTTTCAAAAGCCTCACGCCTTCGCCGTCCCCCACGCAAGGCACCACGACAGCCGTTTTGGGCGGTTGACTCCAATATCCCCCGTGCAGCAGCAGGTAGCCAGCATGGCCGGCGCGACCAAGCAGGAGGGCTTCGCCGTGCCCGCTCCTCTGGATAACAAAGGCAGCAACCTTCCCGCGAGTGGATCTTTTCGATGTCGCAGTGTTAGCCCCGCCATACACCAGAGGAACTTGGTGGCGAGCACAGCAGCCAGTGGCCTTCACAATATCCACCAGCAGTGCGTCTCCCCGTTTAACTCACCGGTAACGCCTGAGATGTTAAACATCTTTGCCAACAACCAGGGAAATCTCGGGGTGAGCAGCGTGGCTCAAAGGAGTCGCTCCGTGCCACTCAACATCATGATGCAGACGGAAGTTCCGCCGATGACGGGCCAGCAATGCGGCGGCATAAATATCACTGACGTCCTTCTGGGTAAGCTGGACGGGGACCACGACACCGCACGAGGTATGGGCATGAATAATATGCCTTCGAGCTACACGGCGCGGATGAATCTCACTCAGATCCTCGAGTCTGGGAACGTCAGCCCGATCGCTCTGGACTCCTCCGGCACACCAAGGCCCAATTACCTCACGAGTGAACAAATGTTTTCCCCTGTAACACAGTCGGTCCCCTGTGAGGggcagcatcagcagcatcagcagcaggCGACACGGCAACTTATGAGCTCACGGCAACAGCAGTTGGGTTTCAGCCACACTTTTAAAGGCGTCCAACCGGACAGCAACCTTGCCGCCGGCAATGAGCTGGTGCAACAGGTGCCGGGGTTAGCGGCAGGCGGGGCAGATTTTCCATGCGAACTTAGAATGACTTCGGACCTGTCTGGTAGCATCAATGACCTGAATACGCTGGATGCCAACCTCCTCTTTGACCCCGGTCGTCAGCAAGGGCAATTTCAAAGCGGCGCTCCGGAGGAGATGGCTAATCAGCCGCTGTTTCAGCAAATCACCAGCGACGCGACGCATTCTGGTGGGCTCGAGTGGCTCGAGAGCAAAGATCACACAACTGTCGGGCTGATGGGATGA
- the mns1 gene encoding meiosis-specific nuclear structural protein 1 produces the protein MSRHLCRSQQYRMVAQRRAIEEQKHVEALRIDRDRKIVAAIQEEDNVDKKRFLRQVQEEQKEREMENIMLKAHTEKMLREKKYLQDEKLAKELSRINKEKLRDGKIRQHIRENSLELRELESKLKLAYVSKEQVAQMAEHEAMKLETMREEAAIDDKIKILYDKATVQEEEQEQKKQEEQVRYQHELNLQLVEQEQKRQAAYDDFLKEKFMVDEIVRKIYEEDQMELQKKLERVHATQKHIKDFQIQRIEWQRLEKERMEEENRRIREFAKRQQKSQQAWMDKIKAREDAIQALRDTLAEKMANENAQRDEMERIRQELCLEEQEETYRKKEIEDMEKNIRLRLTLQRTCQEQLAMKEMRRQAEKEEEDIFRKTIMDKFAEDDRIEQMNAQKRRMKMMEHKREAEKLLEDRRRQQEIDKDMQAREEAIEQERAAICRQIIEEERVKLLQRHASKLLGHLPKGLLREDDLKHFDEEFKKKLQTRQAEDSEDHGGDD, from the exons ATG AGTCGTCACCTGTGCCGCAGTCAGCAGTATCGGATGGTGGCGCAACGGCGCGCCATCGAAGAGCAGAAGCATGTGGAGGCCCTGCGAATAGACCGTGACCGGAAAATAGTGGCAGCTATACAGGAGGAGGACAATGTGGACAAGAAAAGGTTCTTAAGGCAGGTGCAGGAGgaacagaaagaaagagagatgGAGAACATCATGTTGAAG GCCCACACCGAGAAAATGttgagggagaaaaaatatCTCCAAGACGAGAAGCTGGCTAAAGAGCTGTCCCGCATCAACAAGGAGAAGCTGAGAGATGGCAAGATCAGGCAGCATATTAGAGAGAACAG CCTTGAGCTCAGAGAATTAGAGTCCAAGTTGAAGTTGGCCTACGTGAGCAAGGAGCAGGTGGCGCAGATGGCAGAACATGAAGCTATGAAATTAGAGACAATG CGTGAAGAGGCGGCGATAGACGACAAGATCAAGATCCTGTATGACAAGGCGACCGTTcaagaggaggagcaggagcagaAGAAACAAGAGGAACAGGTCCGCTACCAGCACGAGCTCAACCTGCAGCTTGTCGAGCAAGAGCAAAAGAGACAAGCGGCCTACGACGACTTCCTCAAGGAGAAGTTCATGGTGGATGAGATTGTGCGCAAGATTTATGAAGAGGATCAGAT GGAGCTCCAGAAGAAGCTGGAGAGGGTGCACGCCACCCAGAAGCACATCAAGGACTTCCAGATACAGCGGATCGAGTGGCAGCGTTTGGAGAAAGAAAGGATGGAGGAAGAGAACAGACGCATCAGGGAGTTTGCAAAAAGGCAGCAGAAGTCGCAGCAGGCCTGGATGGACAAGATCAAAGCACGAGAAGATGCAATACAGGCCCTCAGAGACACG CTCGCAGAGAAGATGGCCAATGAGAATGCACAGCGTGACGAGATGGAGAGAATTCGCCAGGAGCTTTGTCTTGAGGAACAAGAAGAAACCTACAGGAAGAAAGAGATT GAAGACATGGAGAAGAACATCCGGCTGAGGCTGACGTTGCAGAGGACCTGCCAGGAGCAGTTGGCCATGAAGGAGATGCGTCGGCAGGCggagaaagaagaagaggacaTTTTCCGGAAAACCATCATGGACAAGTTTGCGGAAGACGACCGCATCGAGCAAATGAACGCCCAAAAGCGGCGCATGAAGATGATGGAGCACAAACGCGAAGCGGAGAAGCTGCTGGAAGACAGACGACGGCAGCAGGAGATCGACAAG GATATGCAAGCTCGAGAGGAGGCAATTGAGCAAGAGAGAGCGGCCATCTGCAGGCAGATTATCGAAGAGGAGAGGGTCAAGCTTCTCCAACGACACGCATCAAAACTTCTCGGACACCTACCTAAG GGTTTACTTCGTGAGGATGACCTGAAGCACTTTGATGAagaatttaagaaaaaattGCAGACACGTCAAGCAGAGGACTCTGAAGACCATGGTGGAGATGATTGA